The following DNA comes from Anastrepha obliqua isolate idAnaObli1 chromosome 1, idAnaObli1_1.0, whole genome shotgun sequence.
tcttGAGTAGTTTGGCTAAGACTACTAAGGCTACCGAAAGGAATTTTGTGAATTACTagctaaccaaaaaaaaaatatatagtttagCGACAATCCctaggaaaataatttttagtccTTTATTTCCCTTATTTTATAACGAATTTGAAACCAAACCTTTAAATTATATTACACTTACCGCCACTCCACACACCATTCGGCAAAGTGGCCCAACCCCAACCATGTCCCCAAGGTAATGCGCAGGCCAATGCCGGCTTCGAGTCGGGCTTTTTACTCAACACAGCTACGGCGGCGTCACTCTTCACCAACGGATTCTGTACGTAGAATGTGCGATGGTGGGCCAAAGCAGGATGAGCGCTGCTGCTTCTGTGCGCCAAAACTTTGCGTTGTTTCACTTCAGACGTAGTGGCCGCTacaacaaaagtaataaaacagTTATTCGTATGAGTCAGTGAATTGGTTGCATTCGAACTTACGCCGTATGCGCACCAACGGTCGACGTAGGACATTCATAAGATGCGGCTTGTCAACTACGAGTTCAATTTGTGGTGGCGGAGGcagctaaataacaaaaaatgacagaaaggaaaatataaaacatatattTCTTAATGTAATGCAGTATTTGTGTGCTAATCAACTCACCGTCTTAGTTATGGCGTCAACCCATTCACTGTACcagatagaaaaaaaaaacggacacttcaaattcacatacttaaaaatttatttaacaactaTTTACCTGACTTCCTGTTCCGATTTGGCTAGCATCCAATATACTTTGGAACGTTTTCTTCTCGAGCCCAACGCAATCAGCTGTGACACACTGCAACCTTCGGGCAGTGGTGGGCGTCGTGGTATTTGCCCAGTCCAGTGTGCAATGGCCAACATCTCCGGCGCCTCTTTGACTAATATCTTACCAGCTGGCGATGATCTCCCAGGTTCCTGTATTCaagagttttttaattttgattatcaGACAAAATTCGGAGTGTAGTTAAAGTAAGTaatacaaacacatataagtgcCGTAAGTAACGTAAGAGGtagaaatgttgcaaaattaatttttgttggcATCAATAGAAGGTGGCTTAAACCATACTTCTTCTCTAATTTCAAACttgaataccatccaattttaTGTCATCAGCAAAAGGACAGattcttaaattttcataagaaaCTTATTTCGAGGCAGAAATGAACTGGAAAGGATTCGCTATTGCTTGGTGGGTAGAAAATGTTtctaatatacacacatacacacgtaaaTATCATACTAAGTTACATAAAGCAAATCGTTTGGGAATAAGACAAGGTGTTCAGAGCATTTACTTAAATTACAGAGGCAACGTTTTTCTACTCTCCAACAACAGCTAATAACAACAAAGCAACGGGAGTTGATGTGCTGCCTGCTGAGTTTTTCAAATACGTCAATTCGACAGGAAGCAAATGGAAGGGGCAGCTGTCGAACGAGGTGAGGCGAACAAAGCCATCAGTACAATCGCTTCATCGCTCACTCGCCAAACTTTGAGGTGAAAGGTGATTGCAACAATTGAGTAAACCCGCGTTGCACAGAATGTAAAGGTTAACCGGCTGccaaagattttatttatttatttattcagtaatgcctacaaaaaaaattcggaaCAGACATTTTAGAGATtaattaaatgattttgaaGCAATCAATTGATTTTCTGATGGAACCGGACTTAAGGCAGCGGTTTGTTTATGAACAAACTGAGATTTTATAAGAAAACacataagaaaaaacaaagtagCCTTCAGTCATGTAACCGTCAGAACAACGGCAGATTGGCAGAGCGTAAGAATACATGTAAATGAGTGGACAGAATCTCCGGTGAAGTGACAGTCGAAGTTACTCTCAAACTTTTGCTTCCGATGACTAACCTTGTGATCCATTATCCTTGGACCAAAATCATCTATGCTATTGATTTGTATTCGATAACATAAAGAAACCACGAAAGGCTCTTGCAGTGACACATTATGTGAAgtgtaatttattgtttttcgacAGGGATCGGCACTCAAAGTGCCAATTTCACACCGATGgccgtgcatcagctgtctgttagttggctaaatggcagtccagagtattgcttATAGGTGcttggaagcattttgccgaaagtaagcgcgaaaaaagaaaatcagtaatggatttcaaacgtaatagtgtggttGCATTGTATTTAGCTGGAAAATCGCAACCTGCTATTGTTCGTGTTTTAgtttatcgcaccattgctagttacaatgatactggtagcatcgcgaaatatCATGGAGgcggtcatcaaaagactgaaacgtcacgtgaaatagttcaaaaagtgaagaagcgacttgagcgaaacccccgacgaagtgtcaatcaaatggcgtAAGAACTGAAAacatctgaccgtagcatccgccgcatactggaaAATTGTCTCAAAGTCAAGATCCAAGTctcaagatccaaaaggcgcatgatctcacaccataGCAGCAACaggtcagacttgagagaacgaaggagttgcttcggtTTGCCGAAAGCGGTGAATTtccgaaaattgtgttttctgacgagaacatTTTTCAGACCGAGCAATTCGTTAACTCCCTAAACGATAGGATTtgtttgaccgaccgttcatacgagaattgaATCAACGATTGGTCCTCAGGAGGTAGCACCCTCCTCAGGTAatagcctggcgtcaaggtaaatgtgaaatattatggGAAAAGTATTCGGTGAcaaaccatggacgtttcaacaggtcTCGTcatcgtctcacaaagctcgagtgaaccaagaatggctaaaaaacaacgttccgaacttcataacctccacacaatggctctcaaattctccagacgtgaatccgatggattattctctttgggccattttggagagcaaagtccgaactaaaagattcatcagtctcgaggcgctgaaaaacggCATTGTCCGCGAGTGTCCCAAAAACCCTCCAactcacattcgggcagcttgcaattcgtttccgggccgtctcaaggccatagtcaaggcaaaaggtggtcatatcgagcaaaagtaaattgattcttaattttgtattattttcacacattttttactttgaattgaataaaagtatttttccaaGCTAAATATATGGCTTTTTAATTGATTATCCTTCGAGTGCCCGACCCTGTAATATTAGTctggggaaaaagaaaaacaatactTTAGCATAAAGTTTTCGCGCAAATAGTTTgaaactattttatggtcgatctttaattCTTTGGCAATGCTACGATTACTTACATACCGGTCAATTTCGATTACTTCTGTggttttatcaacattttctttgACATCAAAATGCCAGAATGGAATCGATGAAACCAATATTGCAATTATATTAGttattacagtatcggcactatAATCACTCGGAATTTCAGCGgactggcttgcattttcgcctttatcaaagaaaaactatgaaatgtaccgaattttctatttgttgacttccattgctaACACCCTGTAAGTCACAACTggatggaacaaaaaaaaaaaacagcaaacaaatttttgaaattgtggAATTTCCCCGTGTGAACGACCACAAACTTCAAATTATTtggtcgatactttacgagatatcggaCACTACAGCCATCAACCGAGAAAATAATAgtattatttttccccaaactaatataataattagAGTATAAATaatgtataatataattttctaaattttcattgatgcattatttacatatttaccgATTGTTCGGGTAGTTTTCATAACTTTTCTTTGCACTTACCGTAAACCAAGCCATTGTCGAATCATCGTACAGCACAACCCATTCCTCGGCCCAACGATTCCATAGTAGTTGTTCTatacaaagtaaaaaacaaaaaaatataattagaaataaaagCTAAGCATAGTGCAGTGATGCAAAGTGTGTCAGGTAGCAATGACACTCATTTTAAATACGCAGGC
Coding sequences within:
- the LOC129253203 gene encoding uncharacterized protein LOC129253203 isoform X1, with protein sequence MFSMCSKVKPRNSSVNTQQPTGTVGKQIKGGYLLRYKKQLLWNRWAEEWVVLYDDSTMAWFTEPGRSSPAGKILVKEAPEMLAIAHWTGQIPRRPPLPEGCSVSQLIALGSRRKRSKVYWMLAKSEQEVSEWVDAITKTLPPPPQIELVVDKPHLMNVLRRPLVRIRPATTSEVKQRKVLAHRSSSAHPALAHHRTFYVQNPLVKSDAAVAVLSKKPDSKPALACALPWGHGWGWATLPNGVWSGGLTWSQCEDTFTLHALPTTHCTNLVDTSCSGAVYHTDIGGFDFHSTGVEDLGGEDFDYAMDCGDFIF
- the LOC129253203 gene encoding uncharacterized protein LOC129253203 isoform X2, with amino-acid sequence MAWFTEPGRSSPAGKILVKEAPEMLAIAHWTGQIPRRPPLPEGCSVSQLIALGSRRKRSKVYWMLAKSEQEVSEWVDAITKTLPPPPQIELVVDKPHLMNVLRRPLVRIRPATTSEVKQRKVLAHRSSSAHPALAHHRTFYVQNPLVKSDAAVAVLSKKPDSKPALACALPWGHGWGWATLPNGVWSGGLTWSQCEDTFTLHALPTTHCTNLVDTSCSGAVYHTDIGGFDFHSTGVEDLGGEDFDYAMDCGDFIF